From the Clostridium putrefaciens genome, one window contains:
- a CDS encoding ABC transporter ATP-binding protein, whose product MKIGKLHKDTFKIMKRFHSLDHSMGPLIIVSAFVAGLVPFISIAFSAPILNELINKQYKVAFKYSIIMAVMTCGFGILSEYLNKLVNVRSTALSMKIESMIHEKPLKLDYASVEDGNVIKDFTSAFMALRYKGNYATLLKDYAKLLQNVISFIFAIALTLKLCISDGKSNYTWLNTITSPLFSIMFILIIIILISGVMGKVVKWAQNKISELFEVKLDSEKRFAYLARMIRDEDMVKMVQSYDAEDLVADTFNKTSKLIRKNYKRECTFSNISSVVQAFSSALITVLSYGAVTLKVLANAISLSSFLKYSQAIIKMNEAILNMVSVNEDISEIMVYMNKLMEFLDLENKFETGSIPIEKRSDHEYKFCFEHVWFKYQYNNDYVLKDIYCELNLHEKVGLIGPNGAGKSTFIKLLCRLYEPTKGRITLNGVDIRKYNYDEYLSLFSVVFQDFGLFSFSLGENVASSIDYDQNKVKRCLNKSGLNDFEDKIYENINEVTMISAIGSSGKSEKFSGGEKQKIAIARALYKDAALVILDEPTAALDPLSEYDIYQRFDLLVGDKTCVYISHRMSSCRFCSDIIVLDMGEIVERGNHESLLKEGKLYSEMWNAQAKYYAVN is encoded by the coding sequence ATGAAGATAGGTAAATTGCATAAAGATACCTTTAAAATAATGAAGAGATTTCACTCCTTAGATCATTCTATGGGGCCCCTTATTATAGTGAGTGCTTTTGTAGCAGGTTTGGTTCCATTTATATCCATAGCCTTTAGTGCTCCTATATTAAATGAGCTTATAAATAAACAATACAAAGTTGCATTTAAATACTCAATAATAATGGCGGTGATGACTTGTGGTTTTGGAATTTTATCTGAGTACCTTAATAAATTGGTTAACGTACGATCAACAGCTCTTTCTATGAAAATTGAAAGTATGATTCATGAAAAACCCTTAAAGCTTGATTATGCAAGTGTTGAAGATGGTAATGTTATAAAAGATTTCACAAGCGCTTTTATGGCACTAAGATATAAGGGTAATTATGCAACTCTTTTAAAAGATTATGCAAAGCTTTTGCAAAATGTTATTTCTTTTATATTTGCCATAGCCTTAACTTTGAAATTATGTATTAGTGATGGAAAATCTAATTATACATGGTTAAATACTATTACGAGTCCTTTGTTTTCAATTATGTTTATCTTAATAATAATTATTTTAATAAGCGGTGTCATGGGGAAGGTTGTAAAGTGGGCACAAAATAAAATAAGTGAATTATTCGAAGTGAAGCTGGATAGTGAAAAGAGATTTGCTTATTTAGCTAGAATGATTAGGGATGAGGATATGGTTAAAATGGTCCAATCCTATGATGCGGAAGATTTAGTAGCCGATACTTTTAACAAAACAAGTAAATTAATAAGAAAGAATTATAAAAGAGAATGTACATTTTCGAATATAAGCTCTGTTGTACAGGCTTTTTCAAGTGCACTTATTACGGTGTTATCTTATGGAGCGGTTACTTTGAAGGTATTAGCAAATGCTATAAGTCTTTCGAGCTTTTTAAAATATAGCCAGGCAATTATTAAAATGAATGAAGCTATTCTTAATATGGTTTCGGTTAATGAAGATATTTCGGAAATAATGGTATACATGAATAAACTTATGGAGTTTTTAGATTTAGAAAATAAATTTGAAACAGGATCAATTCCTATTGAAAAGAGAAGTGATCATGAATATAAGTTTTGTTTTGAACATGTATGGTTTAAGTATCAATATAACAATGATTATGTATTAAAGGATATTTACTGTGAATTAAATCTTCATGAAAAGGTTGGTCTTATAGGACCAAATGGGGCAGGCAAAAGTACATTTATAAAGCTATTATGTAGACTTTATGAACCTACAAAGGGAAGGATAACCTTAAATGGAGTGGACATAAGAAAATATAATTATGACGAATATTTATCATTATTTTCAGTGGTGTTTCAAGACTTTGGATTATTTTCTTTTAGTTTAGGAGAAAATGTAGCAAGCTCCATAGATTATGACCAAAATAAAGTAAAACGTTGTTTAAATAAAAGTGGTTTAAATGATTTTGAGGATAAGATTTATGAAAACATTAATGAAGTTACAATGATAAGTGCAATTGGAAGCAGTGGCAAAAGTGAAAAGTTTAGTGGTGGAGAAAAGCAAAAAATAGCAATTGCAAGAGCACTTTACAAGGATGCCGCATTAGTAATTTTAGATGAACCAACAGCAGCTCTTGATCCCTTAAGTGAATATGATATATATCAAAGATTTGACTTATTAGTAGGTGATAAAACTTGTGTTTATATATCACATAGAATGAGTAGTTGTAGATTTTGCTCTGATATTATTGTACTTGACATGGGAGAAATTGTTGAACGTGGCAATCACGAGAGCTTATTAAAAGAGGGTAAGTTATACAGCGAAATGTGGAATGCTCAAGCTAAATATTATGCGGTGAACTAA
- a CDS encoding HD domain-containing protein — protein MLNGKIIRDSVHGDIFIEQKFLDLIETPEFQRLRRIHQLSVANLVFPSAEHTRFSHSIGTFHVMKLIIDHFEEVFNEVNIVIGDRDKNLCLAIALLHDIGHGPFSHAFEGISKDSHEEWTKKIIL, from the coding sequence ATGTTAAATGGTAAAATAATAAGAGATAGTGTTCATGGAGATATCTTTATAGAACAAAAGTTTTTAGACTTAATTGAAACACCTGAATTTCAAAGGCTTAGAAGAATTCATCAGTTATCAGTAGCAAATTTAGTTTTTCCTTCAGCAGAACATACTAGATTTTCTCATTCTATTGGAACATTTCATGTGATGAAGTTAATTATTGATCATTTTGAAGAAGTGTTTAATGAGGTAAATATAGTAATTGGAGATAGGGATAAGAATTTATGCTTAGCTATAGCACTACTTCATGATATTGGACATGGACCATTTTCACATGCTTTTGAAGGAATATCAAAGGATAGTCATGAAGAATGGACAAAGAAGATAATATTGTAA
- a CDS encoding CYTH domain-containing protein: MMSSLISSQLDADRLDYLLRDSLNSGVKFGNIDISRIIKSMGITIYKENLYVCIGDKYLPDIEAYLLSRFQMHESIYFHDNKCEMELIIEKIFMRIEELYNLGELTGIVPKELIPILKKEEMNIKDYIELDDYMMISLFKSLYKVEDNVLKELCAAILYRKKYKRVEIMDNGFGYVDKFKLNLVKLLNKYNYRVKDMEKEYFWLEKDIKNVMYKNNKENIWIISTNGIVSDISQISNLVNVRKEKRIHFISYDILYNLIPYEQLELFKNELKQIMDSYNSRNHIEIESKYLIPKELKEDIIISLEETDKYKISNKTKVTQMDIYYDTNDFKLLKKKISLRMREIDNKYYLTVKLPTVQDVNERFEYEFLVNDKNLINNLYLFDEYLDLDILKILKNTKPVLNIINEREKYDIYEKDSNIIGKALGL, from the coding sequence GTGATGTCTTCATTAATTAGCAGTCAATTGGATGCAGATAGACTTGATTATTTATTACGTGATTCATTGAATTCAGGAGTGAAATTTGGGAATATAGATATATCAAGAATAATAAAATCAATGGGAATTACTATTTACAAAGAAAATCTTTATGTTTGTATAGGTGATAAATATTTGCCTGATATTGAAGCATATTTGCTATCAAGATTTCAAATGCATGAAAGCATATACTTTCATGATAATAAGTGTGAAATGGAGTTGATAATAGAAAAAATATTTATGAGAATAGAAGAATTATATAATTTAGGAGAGTTAACAGGGATAGTTCCAAAAGAATTAATACCAATATTAAAGAAAGAAGAAATGAATATCAAAGATTATATAGAATTAGATGATTATATGATGATTTCTTTATTTAAAAGTTTATATAAAGTTGAAGATAATGTTTTAAAAGAATTGTGTGCAGCAATTTTGTATAGAAAGAAATACAAAAGGGTAGAAATTATGGATAATGGATTTGGATATGTAGATAAGTTTAAATTGAACTTAGTTAAGCTTTTAAATAAATACAATTACAGGGTTAAGGATATGGAAAAAGAATATTTTTGGTTAGAAAAAGATATAAAAAATGTTATGTATAAAAATAACAAAGAAAATATTTGGATAATATCAACTAATGGGATTGTATCAGATATATCACAAATATCTAATTTAGTAAATGTACGAAAAGAAAAAAGAATTCACTTTATAAGCTATGATATATTGTATAATTTAATACCTTATGAACAGCTAGAATTATTTAAAAATGAACTAAAGCAAATAATGGATTCTTATAATAGCAGAAATCATATTGAAATAGAAAGCAAATATTTAATACCTAAAGAACTAAAAGAAGATATAATTATTTCATTAGAAGAGACTGATAAATATAAAATTTCTAATAAAACTAAGGTTACACAAATGGACATTTATTATGATACTAATGATTTTAAGCTTTTAAAGAAGAAGATATCATTACGAATGAGAGAAATAGATAATAAATATTATTTAACAGTAAAATTACCAACTGTACAAGATGTGAATGAACGATTTGAATACGAATTTTTAGTTAATGACAAAAACTTAATTAATAATTTATATTTATTTGATGAATATTTAGATTTAGATATATTAAAAATACTTAAAAATACTAAACCCGTTTTAAATATAATAAATGAAAGAGAAAAATATGATATATATGAAAAGGATTCAAACATAATTGGCAAAGCATTAGGGTTGTAA